The nucleotide sequence AGTTTTTTGGCCACTTCCACCCGTTGCATTCTTTTCTTTTTCATCTAAACCTGAGATAGTGCCTCGCTTAATACAGCAATAGCCTGCTTTACTTCCTCATCGGTCGTTACAAACGATGGCAAGAGTCTCACTACTTGTGGGCCAGCCATCAGCAGAATGACTCCTTTTTCCCGTGCATACGCAACCGGCTCACCAGCAGGAATCGTTAGCTCCACACCGAGAAGCAATCCTTTTCCCCGAACCGTAACCACTTTGTCTGGATGCTCTGCCTTGAGCTTCTCTAGCTCTTTGATCAATACGTCATGGATATGGGCTACCCGATCCAAAGTCTGCTCCTCTTCCATCGTCGCAAGCGTCGCGATTCCAGCAGTTGCTGCCAATGGATTCCCTCCAAAAGTAGTACCATGCGTACCCGGAGCAAACGCTTCTGCTACTTCTTTGGTCGCGACGACCGCTCCAATCGGGAACCCACTTCCCAAGCCTTTTGCCAATGAAATCGCATCTGGCTTCACGTCATATTGCTGGAAGGCAAACCATGTACCCGTGCGACCAACCCCAGTTTGAATCTCATCGATTAACAGGAGCAATCCGTGCGCATCGCACAATTCACGCAGCGACTTCACCCACGCTTCTTCTGCCGGATGTACACCGCCTTCTCCCTGAACCAGCTCCAGCATGATCGCGCATGTTTTGTCTGTAATGGCTGACTTGACTGCATCGAGGTCGTTGTAAGGAACGGTGACAAATCCTTGCGGCAATGGTGCGAATCCGTCCTTCACCTTTTCCTGTCCAGTAGCCGTCAGGGTAGCTAATGTCCGTCCATGAAAAGACTGTTCAAAGCTGATGATTTCGTAACGGTCGGTCCCCTTTACTTTTTGTGCATAGCGGCGGGCGAGCTTGATCAAGCCTTCATTCGCCTCCGCTCCACTGTTACAGAAAAAAGCCTGATCCAGCCCAGACAGACGGCTCAGCTTTTCCGCCAAAATCTCTTGTTGGGGAACATGCACCAGATTCGAGCAATGCCACAACGTATCGAGCTGTTCGTGCAGCTTTGCCGTTACTTTTGGCGGGACATGCCCTAACGAGGTCACAGCAATTCCTGACGTAAAATCGAGATATTGCTTGCCTTGATCATCCCACACCTGGTTTCCTTGTCCTTTTACCAAACTGATTGGCCATCTCGCATAGTTATTCATGAGATGCACAGGCGCTGTTGTTGTATGCATTTTCATTTCCCTCCTACCTAAACGTAATTAACATTCATACGAACGGTTGTCCCAACTGTTTGCCCCGCACAAACACCGAGCAGATCTTCAGCGGTTCCCCGGCAGATGACAACTTGCTCCACGCCCTGTCCGAGAGCGTCGAGAGCTGCCTGAACCTTCGGAATCATTCCACCAGTAATAATCTCTGCCTGAATCATTTCCTGTATCCCTTCTGCACTTGTAGCTGGCACTACTGCCTTGGTTCCATCTGGCTGTGACTGCATGATGCCCGGAACGTCTGTCACCATGATCAGTTTTTCGGCGCTGAGTGCTGCTGCAATCGCGCCTGCGGCTACATCAGCATTGACGTTAAATGTCTCTTTCCCATCTTCACTAACGGAAAGGGGTGCGATCACCGGGACGTAATTCTGCCCAAGAATCGCTTTCGGAATGGTCGTATCAGCCTTTTTGATTTCTCCTACCCACCCGAGTGGCTTTGGCGTTTTAGTTGCCAAAAGAGTCTGACCATCGATGCCACTAACTCCCCATGCCTTGGCTCCTGCCTGCGTTAGCCTTTTTACGAGCGCCTTGTTGATACTGCCGCACAAGACCATCTCTACAACTCGCAGCGTGTCCTCGCAGGTAACACGAAGCCCATCGACAAATTGCGGTGTAATCTGAACTTGATCGAGCATACTGTTAATAGCAGGTCCGCCCCCATGGACAATGACGATCTTTTGTCCTTGTGCCTGCAGTCCAGCAATCGCCTGAAAGAAGGAGTCCGGTAGCTGATCCATGGTGCTTCCGCCACATTTGATCACGACAATTCCTTGCATCTGCTCTCCTCCTCTACGGGTATACGGGTACAAGCGGCAAGCCCGTTTTCTCAGGCAAATCAAACATGACATTCATGTTTTGTACGGCTTGACCGGCTGCGCCCTTCATCATATTGTCGATTACCGACAGCAAGATAACACGCTTCGTGCGCTGATCAACATGAATAGCGATATCGCAGTAATTAGAGCCATAGACTTCTTTTGTATGTGGATGACTGCCTGCAAGACGTACACGCACAAAAGGCTTATCCGCATAAGCAGCTTCGTATAGCTCCTGGATTTGTGCTTGTGTGACATCAGTCGTTAGTTGTCCATAAGCCGTGACTAAAATCCCTCGGGTCATCGGCACCAGATGCGGCGTAAATTGAACAAGTGTCTCTTCCCCGCTTTGTTTTTGCAGCTCCTGTTCAATCTCTGGTGTATGCTGATGACTCGCAACTTTATAGGCATGAATGCTTTCATTAATCTCGCTGTAATGAACACCGAGCGATACTCCACGTCCAGCGCCGGACACACCTGATTTGGCATCGATGATCCAACTGTTAGGTTGCACCCAGCCTGTCTTCACCAGCGGAAGCAGGGCGAGGAGCGTAGCAGTTGGATAGCAGCCTGGATTTGCTATGAGACTGGCACCCGCCACTTTCTCTTGATTCCACTCGGTTAAACCGTAAACGGCTGTTTCTACCCATTGGGAAGGGGCCGGCTCATGTTTGTACCACTTTTCGTAAACCGCACCATTTTCCAGACGAAAATCCCCGGATAAATCAATGACCTTTACGCCTTTTTCGACCAGCTTTGGACTCAGCCCGCTACTTACTCCCGCAGGCGTAGCAAGGAAGATCAAATCGTTCACACCGCTCATGCTGTCTGCATCAATTGGTGATAATGTGGGCAACCCGAGCCCCGCTGCATGTGGAAACGATTTTTCCAAGCTCTCTCCTTCTGATGAACTTGAATATAAATTGGCAATCTCAACATGCGGATGCCCAGCCAAAAGACGGATCAACTCCGCGCCACCATACCCCGTTGCTCCAACAATCCCGACCCGAACCATGCTCTCTCCCCTTTATTCCATTCTGTATTTTTATACATGAATAATAATAAAAATCCACATAGAATACAACAGAAAAACTTTTTTACGTCCAAAGAAAAAAGCGCCCGATTGCTCGAGCGCTGGTTTGTTGCCCTGTTTACTTTTTGTCCGCTAACCATGCAGCGATGTTTTCTGCATCTTTTCCTTTGACGAGACCCGGAGGCATTGATCCTTTTCCTTTTTCCAAAATGCCCAGAATCTGCTCCTTGTTCAACTGACTACCGATCTTTTGCAGGTTCGGTCCAACTGCCCCTTCCAACGTCTGTCCGTGGCAGCCTGCACAGGTATTTTTGAACATAGTTTCTGCAGTTGCTGCATCATAGCTGCCAGATGGCGTCGTCGAAGGTGTTTCTGTTGCTGGTTTTTCAGCTGCCGGCGTTTCTGTTGCTGGTTGTTGTGCTGGTGGCTGTGTTTGCTTGCTGGTACCACAGGCACTTAGCGAGAATGCGAGTACAGCCGCTGTTAAAACGAGTGGAATGCGTTTCAAGGCTGTTCCCTCCTTTTTTCGGATTTCTTCGCTAAGTATGCCTCCGACTACCACTTCTCATTCTTGCTATAGCCATTTAGGATAAAGGAAACTCTAACGGGCTCCATTCACGTAGCTCCAACGTCCGTGCGCCTTCCACGACAACTGGATCAGCTTCAGCCAATTTTCGAGCTTCTTCCAGAGAATCCGCTTTGTAAATAACCAATCCGCCAAGCTTATCTGTGAAGGGTCCTGCCATGAACACTTTTCCCTGCTTGTACAAATCATTGATATACGTAAGATGCGCAGGTCTTACTTGAGCATTCAGCTCTTGATTGACGATTGGCAAAAATGCGGCATATAACATGGACGGTTTCTCTCCTTTTTCATGACCTTGTTCTTTCATGAAGTATAACATAATTATGAATACGGACTTTGGTCTGGTAGGATTTTTCCTTTCTACAGCGAACGATTCAAAGGTAGCAAGTAGCAACAGAGAGGCGGATAGGTATGGGCACGCAGATACAGTTATATACATCTCTCTTCCACAACAATCCTGACGCTGTTTTCATGTTCGACATGCAGGGCAGATTCACAGGAGTAAACGCTGCTGGTGAAGCATTGGTAGGATATACCTCTCAAGAATTGCTGCGGATGAAAATTTGGGAAATTCTCGCTTCTACAGAAGGTCTCGACAGTAAGAAACAACAACAAATCCTTTCTACAGGAATCAGAAAAAATAAGCATTATCAGTTGCTCCATAAAAGCGGGCAGGTTGTGGAAATTATCGCTTCCAGCTTTCCCATTTTTCAAAACGGCGAAATCATCAGTCGCTATTCCATTGCAAAAAACGTCACGCAGCAAAAGAAAATGGAAGAGGCTCTTCACCAGATGCAAGAGAACTTTCGGCTAATCTCCGAAAACATTATGGATTTGATTTTTATTGTAAATGTGGATGGAATTATTACCTACGCTTCCCCTTCTGTTCAGGCGGTTACTGGTCTCACGATTGATCAAGTGATCAACCAGCATTTTTCGATCTTGATTCATCCTGAGCAAGTAACCAACGCCAAGAGCGATTTTGCTCGAATGATGAAGCAGAAGATCACACTCGACGCCGAGTACCATTACCTGCACCCAGACGGTAGAATGTTGCTGTTCGATGTGAAAGGAACACCTGACATTTGTTCGAACGGTAATATTCTCAGCACGGTTTTTGTAGCACGTGATATTACAGAACGTCGGCAATCAGAGGAATTGCTTCGTTACTCTGACAAGCTGTCTGTTCTAGGGGAGCTTGCCGCAGGAATCGCCCATGAAATTCGCAATCCACTTACGGCTTTGAAAGGGTTTATTCAACTCATGGAAGGGGACGAGTTCGCCAATCAGCAATACTTGCAAATTATGCGATCGGAAATCGAGCGGATCACTTCGATTACCAGTGAGCTTTTGATTATGGCCAAGCCGCAAGCGTTGCGATTTGCTCCCAACGGCCTTTTGCCATTGCTTTCGTCTGTCATTAAGCTTTTGGAACCACAAGCACTTCTAAAAAATGTATCCATTCTTACTGATTTTCCGCAAGTTACGTCCCTCATATTGTGTGAGGAATATCAAATCAAGCAAGTCTTCATAAACATTATAAAAAACGGCATGGAAGCCATGCCGTTAGGTGGAAATCTCACAATCAAGGTTGTAGAGCGCTCTTCCGATGTTGTCATCCGAATCAGCGATCAAGGACAAGGCATCCCTGCCGAGCTACTTCCCCGATTAGGAGAGCTTTTTTATAGTACAAAAGAAACAGGAACTGGCCTGGGGTTAATGGTAAGCACAAAAATTATTCGCGATCACGGCGGTACAATCAACATCGCAAGCGATGTCGGCAAAGGAACCACCGTATCGATTTCCATACCAAAAGCCTTGAAGCCTTCTGTTTCGTTTAACGATTAATCTGCGCGCGCAGATAGGCATCGATAAACGAATCAATATCACCATCCATGACTGCTTGAACGTTTCCTACCTCCATATTCGTCCGGTGGTCTTTTACCAGACTGTATGGGTGGAAGACATAGGAACGAATTTGGCTGCCCCATGCAATATCTTTTTGTTCACCTTGAATCGCGGCCAACGTTTTCTCTTGTTCTTCCCGTTTTTTCTCAAACAGTCGTGCCGTCAGCATCTTCATCGCACGCTCCCGGTTTTTAATCTGGGAGCGTTCTGTTTGACACGTCACCACAATTCCAGAAGGCAAGTGAGTAATCCGTACAGCGGAGTCAGTCGTGTTGATATGCTGACCACCCGCACCACTGGAACGATACGTATCGATTTTCAGGTCTTCTGTACGTATGTCTACCGCATTATCGTCTTCGATCTCCGGCAGGACGTTGCAAGACACAAACGATGTGTGACGACGTCCAGAGGCATCAAACGGAGATATCCGCACAAGACGATGAACCCCTTTTTCTGATTTGAGGTAGCCATACGCATTGTAGCCCTTAATGAGCAGAGTAACACTTTTTACACCGGCTTCATCCCCAGGCAAATAGTCCAATGTTTCAACCTTGAAGCCCTTGGCATCCCCCCAACGTGTATACATACGTAGAAGCATGGACGCCCAATCCTGGGACTCTGTACCACCCGCTCCCGGATGCAGCTCCAGAATGGCGTTGTTTTTGTCGTATTCATCACTCAAAAGCAATTCCAGCTCAAAGCTCTCAAATGACTTCCGCAGCTCCTGCGTACTGTCATACAAATCTGGAATGAGGGACGTATCCCCTTCTTCGATAACGAGCTCCAGCATTACCTGGAGATCCTCGTACTGAGAATCCAGCTTGGTCATCGTCTCTACCAGGCTTTTGATTGCATTCAGTTCACTGATTGTCTTCTGCGCTGCATCATTGTCATCCCAAAAATCGGGTGCCAGCATGCGCTCTTCCAGTTCACCGATTCGTTCCTGTTTTACTGGGAGGTCAAAGAGACCCCCTAATATCCGCTAAACGCTTAGCCATGCTAGACATCTCTTGTTTGATGTCCGCAATATCGATTAATGCCATGTTGCGAATCACCTTCTCTTTACGTAAGCTATGTTTTATTGTAACGTAATTTGCCAGATGCGCAAATACGGCAGCTTGTCACGTTTAGAAAAGGGACTTCGCCGCTACACTTTGTCACGTTGCCACCGGTGGTGATGGCGAGGATCTGAGGTCTCGGATTTCATGTGGTTGTTTATTTTCCGCCTGCGGTGCGGTAACCAAATAGAGATGCGT is from Brevibacillus brevis and encodes:
- a CDS encoding aspartate aminotransferase family protein, coding for MHTTTAPVHLMNNYARWPISLVKGQGNQVWDDQGKQYLDFTSGIAVTSLGHVPPKVTAKLHEQLDTLWHCSNLVHVPQQEILAEKLSRLSGLDQAFFCNSGAEANEGLIKLARRYAQKVKGTDRYEIISFEQSFHGRTLATLTATGQEKVKDGFAPLPQGFVTVPYNDLDAVKSAITDKTCAIMLELVQGEGGVHPAEEAWVKSLRELCDAHGLLLLIDEIQTGVGRTGTWFAFQQYDVKPDAISLAKGLGSGFPIGAVVATKEVAEAFAPGTHGTTFGGNPLAATAGIATLATMEEEQTLDRVAHIHDVLIKELEKLKAEHPDKVVTVRGKGLLLGVELTIPAGEPVAYAREKGVILLMAGPQVVRLLPSFVTTDEEVKQAIAVLSEALSQV
- the argB gene encoding acetylglutamate kinase encodes the protein MQGIVVIKCGGSTMDQLPDSFFQAIAGLQAQGQKIVIVHGGGPAINSMLDQVQITPQFVDGLRVTCEDTLRVVEMVLCGSINKALVKRLTQAGAKAWGVSGIDGQTLLATKTPKPLGWVGEIKKADTTIPKAILGQNYVPVIAPLSVSEDGKETFNVNADVAAGAIAAALSAEKLIMVTDVPGIMQSQPDGTKAVVPATSAEGIQEMIQAEIITGGMIPKVQAALDALGQGVEQVVICRGTAEDLLGVCAGQTVGTTVRMNVNYV
- the argC gene encoding N-acetyl-gamma-glutamyl-phosphate reductase, whose translation is MVRVGIVGATGYGGAELIRLLAGHPHVEIANLYSSSSEGESLEKSFPHAAGLGLPTLSPIDADSMSGVNDLIFLATPAGVSSGLSPKLVEKGVKVIDLSGDFRLENGAVYEKWYKHEPAPSQWVETAVYGLTEWNQEKVAGASLIANPGCYPTATLLALLPLVKTGWVQPNSWIIDAKSGVSGAGRGVSLGVHYSEINESIHAYKVASHQHTPEIEQELQKQSGEETLVQFTPHLVPMTRGILVTAYGQLTTDVTQAQIQELYEAAYADKPFVRVRLAGSHPHTKEVYGSNYCDIAIHVDQRTKRVILLSVIDNMMKGAAGQAVQNMNVMFDLPEKTGLPLVPVYP
- a CDS encoding c-type cytochrome, with the protein product MKRIPLVLTAAVLAFSLSACGTSKQTQPPAQQPATETPAAEKPATETPSTTPSGSYDAATAETMFKNTCAGCHGQTLEGAVGPNLQKIGSQLNKEQILGILEKGKGSMPPGLVKGKDAENIAAWLADKK
- a CDS encoding YciI family protein, with the protein product MLYAAFLPIVNQELNAQVRPAHLTYINDLYKQGKVFMAGPFTDKLGGLVIYKADSLEEARKLAEADPVVVEGARTLELREWSPLEFPLS
- a CDS encoding PAS domain-containing sensor histidine kinase, whose protein sequence is MGTQIQLYTSLFHNNPDAVFMFDMQGRFTGVNAAGEALVGYTSQELLRMKIWEILASTEGLDSKKQQQILSTGIRKNKHYQLLHKSGQVVEIIASSFPIFQNGEIISRYSIAKNVTQQKKMEEALHQMQENFRLISENIMDLIFIVNVDGIITYASPSVQAVTGLTIDQVINQHFSILIHPEQVTNAKSDFARMMKQKITLDAEYHYLHPDGRMLLFDVKGTPDICSNGNILSTVFVARDITERRQSEELLRYSDKLSVLGELAAGIAHEIRNPLTALKGFIQLMEGDEFANQQYLQIMRSEIERITSITSELLIMAKPQALRFAPNGLLPLLSSVIKLLEPQALLKNVSILTDFPQVTSLILCEEYQIKQVFINIIKNGMEAMPLGGNLTIKVVERSSDVVIRISDQGQGIPAELLPRLGELFYSTKETGTGLGLMVSTKIIRDHGGTINIASDVGKGTTVSISIPKALKPSVSFND
- the prfB gene encoding peptide chain release factor 2 (programmed frameshift), translating into MALIDIADIKQEMSSMAKRLADIRGSLDLPVKQERIGELEERMLAPDFWDDNDAAQKTISELNAIKSLVETMTKLDSQYEDLQVMLELVIEEGDTSLIPDLYDSTQELRKSFESFELELLLSDEYDKNNAILELHPGAGGTESQDWASMLLRMYTRWGDAKGFKVETLDYLPGDEAGVKSVTLLIKGYNAYGYLKSEKGVHRLVRISPFDASGRRHTSFVSCNVLPEIEDDNAVDIRTEDLKIDTYRSSGAGGQHINTTDSAVRITHLPSGIVVTCQTERSQIKNRERAMKMLTARLFEKKREEQEKTLAAIQGEQKDIAWGSQIRSYVFHPYSLVKDHRTNMEVGNVQAVMDGDIDSFIDAYLRAQINR